One genomic window of Serinus canaria isolate serCan28SL12 chromosome 4, serCan2020, whole genome shotgun sequence includes the following:
- the NPY1R gene encoding neuropeptide Y receptor type 1: MNTSVHAPLGNISGHLNFSEMNSQILQFEDEDCHVPLAMVFTLALAYGTVIILGVSGNLALIVIILKQKEMRNVTNILIVNLSFSDLLVTIMCLPFTFVYTLMDHWIFGEAMCKLNPFVQCASITVSVFSLVLIAVERHQLIINPRGWRPNNRHAYIGIAAIWILATASSLPFLIYHVLTDEPFRNVTFDEYKDKYVCLDLFPWDTARLSYTTTLLVIQYFGPLCFIFICYLKIYIRLKKRNNMMDKMRDSKCRSSETKRINIMLISIVVAFAVCWLPLTIFNIVFDWNHEILPVATCSHNLLFLICHLTAMISTCVNPIFYGFLNKNFQRDLQFFFHFCHFHSREEDYETIAMSTMHTDVSKTSLRQASPITFKKINSDDDEKI; encoded by the exons ATGAATACCTCGGTTCACGCCCCACTGGGAAATATTTCCGGTCACCTGAATTTTTCGGAGATGAACTCGCAGATCTTGCAGTTTGAGGACGAAGATTGCCATGTGCCCTTGGCCATGGTCTTCACTTTGGCCTTGGCTTACGGGACTGTGATAATTCTGGGAGTCTCTGGGAATCTGGCCTTGATTGtcatcattttaaaacaaaaggagatGCGCAATGTTACCAACATCCTCATTGTCAACCTGTCCTTTTCTGATCTCCTAGTGACCATCATGTGTCTTCCCTTTACCTTCGTGTACACTTTAATGGACCACTGGATCTTTGGGGAGGCCATGTGCAAGTTGAACCCTTTTGTGCAATGTGCCTCCATCACCGTCTCGGTCTTTTCTTTAGTCCTCATTGCTGTTGAGCGCCACCAGCTGATCATCAATCCCCGCGGCTGGAGGCCGAACAACAGGCATGCCTACATAGGGATTGCTGCCATATGGATTTTAGCCACAGCTTCCTCCTTGCCTTTCCTGATCTACCACGTATTGACAGATGAGCCCTTCAGAAATGTTACATTTGATGAATATAAGGACAAATATGTGTGCTTGGACCTGTTcccctgggacactgccaggctTTCTTATACCACAACGCTTTTGGTGATTCAGTACTTTGGACCactttgttttatatttatttgctACCTGAAG ATATACATACggttaaaaaaaaggaacaacatGATGGACAAGATGAGAGACAGTAAGTGCAGATCCTCTGAAACCAAAAGGATCAACATCATGCTGATATCAATAGTGGTCGCATTTGCAGTTTGCTGGCTGCCTCTCACCATCTTCAACATCGTGTTTGATTGGAATCATGAAATTCTGCCTGTTGCTACCTGCAGCCACAACCTCTTGTTCCTGATTTGCCACCTCACTGCCATGATCTCCACCTGTGTGAATCCTATCTTCTACGGCTTTCTCAATAAGAACTTCCAAAGGGACctgcagtttttttttcatttttgtcacTTCCACTCCCGTGAGGAGGATTATGAGACTATAGCCATGTCCACCATGCACACAGATGTTTCAAAAACCTCTTTAAGGCAGGCAAGCCccatcacatttaaaaaaataaatagcgATGAcgatgaaaaaatataa
- the NPY5R gene encoding neuropeptide Y receptor type 5: MDLEFKDRNNSTHTKNSSAATKNFSAWEDYKSSVDDMQYFLIGLYTLISLAGFVGNLLILMALLKCKQKTVINILIGNLAFSDILVVLFCSPFTLTSVLLDQWMFGTVMCHVMPFLQCASVLVSTLMLISIAAVRYRMIKYPLSSNLTAKQGYFLIVIIWAFGFTICSPLPVFHKTVDLSKTLNLEGLENRLLCIESWPSDSYRIAFTIALLFMQYILPLACLTASHTSVCRSIGARLSNKENKFEEKEMINLTLHPSKSAGTQVQPSRYSRWSCAFGRRHHRRYSRKTSSVMPAISRHHQDTHSRDLPETSDTEKSQLFSSNKFIPGIPICFEMKPEENTEIQNMITVSQSIIRIKTRSRRVFCRLTVLILVFGFSWMPLHLFHIVTDFNATLISNRHFKLVYCICHLLGMMSCCLNPILYGFLNNSIKADLMSLISCCQIP; encoded by the coding sequence ATGGATTTAGAATTCAAAGACCGTAACAACAGCACACATACCaagaacagctctgctgcaacAAAGAATTTTTCTGCCTGGGAAGACTATAAGAGTAGTGTTGATGACATGCAGTACTTTCTTATTGGGCTGTACACACTTATAAGTCTGGCTGGCTTTGTGGGAAATCTGCTTATACTAATGGCCCTACTAAAGTGCAAGCAGAAGACAGTAATAAACATTCTCATTGGAAACTTGGCCTTTTCTGACATCTTGGTTGTGCTGTTTTGTTCACCTTTCACGCTGACATCCGTCCTGCTTGACCAATGGATGTTTGGCACTGTCATGTGCCACGTAATGCCCTTCCTCCAGTGTGCCTCAGTCCTTGTTTCAACTTTGATGTTAATATCTATTGCTGCAGTCAGGTACCGTATGATAAAGTATCCCCTCTCCAGCAATCTCACAGCAAAACAAGGCTATTTCTTAATAGTGATCATTTGGGCCTTTGGCTTCACAATTTGCTCCCCTCTGCCAGTTTTCCATAAAACCGTGGACCTCAGCAAAACTCTGAATTTAGAGGGACTGGAGAACAGGCTGCTGTGCATCGAGTCATGGCCTTCTGATTCCTACAGGATTGCCTTCACAATAGCCTTGCTGTTCATGCAGTACATCCTGCCACTGGCGTGCCTGACCGCCAGCCACACCAGTGTCTGCAGGAGCATAGGTGCTAGGCTGtcaaacaaggaaaacaagtttgaagaaaaggagatgATAAACCTAACTCTTCATCCCTCTAAGAGCGCTGGCACGCAGGTTCAACCCTCCAGATATTCCAGGTGGAGCTGTGCCTTTGGCAGAAGGCACCACAGAAGATACAGTAGAAAGACTTCAAGTGTGATGCCAGCTATTTCAAGGCATCATCAGGATACTCATTCCAGAGATCTCCCAGAAACCTCTGACACAGAAAAAAGCCAGCTCTTTTCCTCCAATAAATTCATCCCTGGGATTCCTatctgttttgaaatgaaaccagaagaaaatacagagatcCAGAACATGATTACAGTATCCCAGTCCATCATCAGAATTAAGACAAGATCAAGGAGGGTTTTTTGCAGACTGACAGTGCTAATACTAGTTTTTGGCTTCAGCTGGATGCCTCTTCACCTTTTCCACATTGTCACAGATTTTAATGCCACTCTTATTTCCAACAGACACTTCAAATTAGTATATTGCATATGCCATTTGTTGGGTATGATGTCCTGCTGCTTGAATCCCATTCTCTATGGGTTTCTTAACAACAGCATAAAAGCTGATTTAATGTCCCTTATTTCGTGCTGCCAAATACCATGA